In one window of Arctopsyche grandis isolate Sample6627 chromosome 6, ASM5162203v2, whole genome shotgun sequence DNA:
- the LOC143912702 gene encoding uncharacterized protein LOC143912702 → MGNVISSARHASTSWWNSSNNGHIPTMTAVEDTEDSKEDLQVDSDGGSSGSSRQESPNTPRTLSPAKAKEMEEFRKQLLIKREARRKIIAERSSEMQKLKQQLEEEKRAREEVINENTRLRALIAQNSSASLGEPVPERNDDIRTSLEDLENQIQEMREQNKCIRCELAKCNLTHQSVVEELTLVNKENIELRKHVDSLKEVNKVSKDMLSIRESQLNQLKEKLLEIEKSLADREMKTLSNDLRSEYERQLENIRSLRLLYEERARVAEVTRQNLLKDLEDQKSLVETHSKKRGELETKIEELEKEVSDKNDILGTKDDQLGLSKAESRGLKAEMTVINQLFSKMLLGYNSNQDLDKLVLKLEENHDLLTDMVVREESSEVASALPKLILDLLTQAEISDKSSDKENVQDNSEIVESSEQEAGGSKGLTSAEEIVGNLPKVWRVLMELLSHQAGPQLILDENDKSASSCYKSVETPAGTRMVPSVSKTYIRLKDLILEKKSLQKEMNSLKQLNGHLENRLQDQERRLGLVSSELSKTWHIVGRMQRQHQQLHSHEQILRFELQQKRLLLTELKEELEYCREKWDMAKQKNSESQIEWDKLRLEFASRKIKSSDSVNNSAESGYSDEKVSDDDSVGSNNEKKMERRRLKKKSKSPEVVESDPTIVNKNLNISTDVPNDSDDVADNSTDGEEPVSIGAEEKPPDSVEVSQQGSRLNSAEKDLAAAGPSTSNTSNGTNYDEVLASRSARLKKLEEQCYVLVHKVTKTNKKGIELCNRLEELHNQYGGSEEESSGQSSVEKEVPTVVSKDDQTESLNANVEDGQIESCSNANTTDSLSTNTEDKGGTTDDIERDKISGNIDIETTKVDQPESSLPTTSTGKYDYEARFAARDARFELMEEQAKSLVKQVSNTSNRSIEMCTKLTDLHNTYGRSEEEDVNNNLSEESAQVNVIVNVVNDDALTMNVTLIPDTSILSPVEEETSSSNELNPSQSNDTV, encoded by the exons ATGGGTAACGTGATAAGCAGTGCTCGACATGCGAGCACTTCGTGGTGGAACTCCTCGAACAACGGACATATACCCACGATGACAGCCGTAGAAGACACGGAGGACTCTAAGGAGGACCTCCAAGTGGATAGCGATGGAGGAAGCAGTGGTAGTTCGAGACAAGAATCACCCAACACTCCAAGAACACTCAGCCCAGCTAAGGCTAAGGAGATGGAAGAATTTCGGAAGCAGCTGTTGATAAAGAGAGAAGCTCGCAGGAAGATAATAGCAGAACGCTCCAGTGAGATGCAAAAGCTGAAGCAACAGTTGGAAGAAGAGAAACGAGCGCGGGAGGAAGTGATCAATGAAAACACGCGTTTGCGTGCACTGATAGCCCAAAATAGCTCGGCGTCTCTCGGTGAACCAGTGCCAGAACGAAACGATGATATTCGAACGTCGTTGGAGGACTTGGAAAATCAGATACAAGAAATGAGGGagcaaaataaatgtatcaGGTGTGAATTGGCCAAGTGCAATCTGACCCATCAGTCTGTGGTGGAAGAGTTGACGTTGGTCAAcaaagaaaatattgaattgaGGAAGCACGTGGATTCACTGAAAGAAGTAAACAAAGTCAGCAAGGACATGCTCTCGATTCGCGAGTCGCAGTTGAATCAG ctCAAAGAAAAATTGTTGGAAATTGAAAAATCATTAGCTGATAGAGAAATGAAGACATTATCTAATGACTTGAGAAGCGAATATGAAAGACAGTTAGAAAATATAAGGAGTTTGAGATTGCTGTATGAAGAACGGGCGAGAGTTGCTGAAGTGACGCGTCAAAATTTACTCAAAGATTTGGAAGATCAAAAAAGTTTAGTCGAAACTCATTCAAAGAA aCGTGGCGAGTTGGAAACTAAAATTGAAGAATTGGAGAAAGAAGTGTCTGACAAAAATGATATCTTGGGTACAAAGGATGATCAGTTGGGTCTGTCCAAAGCTGAATCAAGAGGATTGAAAGCTGAAATGACAGTTATTAATCAG TTGTTTTCGAAGATGCTTCTCGGTTATAATAGCAACCAAGATTTGGACAAGTTAGTTTTGAAACTGGAAGAAAATCACGACTTGTTGACAGACATGGTTGTTCGGGAAGAAAGCAGTGAAGTGGCATCAGCTTTGCCGAAACTTATTTTGGATTTATTGACTCAAGCAGAGATCTCAGATAAATCTTCCGACAAAGAAAATGTTCAAGATAATTCTGAAATTGTTGAAAGTTCAg AACAAGAAGCAGGTGGATCAAAAGGATTAACTTCGGCTGAAGAAATTGTAGGAAACTTGCCTAAGGTATGGAGAGTGTTGATGGAGCTTTTGAGCCATCAAGCGGGACCCCAATTAATTTTAGATGAAAATGATAAATCTGCTAGTAGTTGTTACAAATCAGTTGAAACTCCAGCTGGTACCCGAATGGTTCCCAGTGTGAGCAAAACTTACATTAGATTAAAG gaTCTCATTTTAGAAAAGAAGTCTCTCCAGAAAGAAATGAACAGCTTGAAACAACTGAACGGTCATTTAGAAAACAGACTGCAAGACCAAGAAAGACGACTTGGACTAGTAAGTTCAGAACTTTCTAAAACCTGGCATATTGTCGGTCGAATGCAACGTCAACATCAGCAATTGCATTCACATGAGCAAATATTGAGATTTGAATTGCAACAAAAGAGGCTTTTGCTCACTGAATTAAAAGAAGAACTTGAATACTGCAGAGAGAAATGGGACATGGCCAAGCAGAAGAATTCAGAATCTCAAATAGAATGGGACAAGTTAAGGTTGGAATTTGCTAGTCGCAAAATCAAATCTTCCGACTCGGTGAATAATTCTGCAGAGAGTGGATATAGCGATGAAAAGGTTAGCGATGATGATTCAGTCGGTTCcaataatgaaaagaaaatggaaCGAAGACGTTTGAAAAAGAAAAGCAAATCACCAGAAGTAGTCGAAAGTGATCCGACTATCGTCaataagaatttaaatatttccacCGATGTACCCAACGATTCAGATGACGTTGCTGATAATTCTACTGATGGCGAAGAGCCAGTGAGTATTGGGGCCGAAGAAAAACCTCCTGATAGTGTAGAAGTTTCACAGCAAGGCTCAAGATTAAATTCTGCAGAGAAAGATTTAGCAGCTGCCGGCCCATCTACGTCAAATACGAGCAATGGTACAAACTACGATGAGGTACTAGCCTCTCGTTCTGCAAGACTTAAGAAATTGGAGGAGCAGTGTTATGTTTTAGTACACAAAGTAACGAAAACCAATAAAAAAGGCATCGAATTATGTAATAGATTAGAAGAATTGCATAACCAATATGGCGGAAGCGAGGAAGAATCGAGTGGGCAATCTTCTGTTGAAAAAGAAGTTCCAACTGTTGTATCCAAAGACGATCAAACGGAATCTTTAAATGCTAACGTAGAAGATGGACAAATAGAATCTTGTTCAAATGCAAACACAACTGATAGTCTTTCTACAAACACCGAAGACAAAGGAGGCACTACAGATGATATTGAGAGAGATAAGATATCTGGCAATATTGATATTGAAACTACAAAGGTCGATCAGCCAGAGTCTTCACTTCCCACTACTTCTACTGGCAAATATGATTATGAAGCTAGATTTGCAGCACGAGATGCCAGATTTGAACTAATGGAAGAACAAGCGAAATCATTAGTAAAACAAGTATCTAATACATCGAATAGAAGCATAGAAATGTGTACAAAATTGACTGATCTACATAACACCTATGGAAGAAGTGAAGAAGAggatgtaaataataatttgtcaGAAGAGTCTGCACAAGTAAACGTGATTGTCAATGTTGTAAACGACGATGCATTGACAATGAACGTCACACTTATACCAGATACTAGCATTTTATCTCCGGTTGAAGAAGAGACCAGCTCTAGCAATGAATTGAATCCTTCCCAATCTAACGACACTGTTTAA